One Microbacter margulisiae genomic window carries:
- a CDS encoding B3/B4 domain-containing protein → MIPVSISDHVRTACPQLVLGLISCSVTNSTFEPGLWEEIHAAEEYVKARYTLEQINKIPAIQATRTAYKAFGKDPNRYRPSAEALCRRIVRGIPLYQINTLVDIINLISIRTGYSIGGFDADKIEGTLTLTVGTADDHFEGIGRGVLNIDGLPVYKDSKGGIGTPTSDNERTKISTGTTHLFLILNGYSGKEGVEEAVKMSVTLLEKYSHAVQIEEKLL, encoded by the coding sequence ATGATTCCCGTTTCCATTTCCGACCATGTTAGAACCGCCTGTCCGCAACTTGTGCTGGGGCTGATTTCGTGCAGTGTAACCAACAGCACATTTGAACCCGGATTATGGGAAGAAATCCATGCCGCCGAGGAATATGTAAAAGCTCGTTACACGCTGGAACAAATCAACAAAATCCCTGCTATCCAGGCCACACGAACAGCCTATAAAGCATTCGGGAAAGACCCGAATCGTTACCGTCCCTCTGCCGAAGCCCTTTGCCGCCGTATTGTACGTGGCATTCCGCTTTATCAAATCAACACGCTGGTGGATATCATCAACCTGATTTCCATCCGTACCGGCTACTCCATCGGAGGTTTTGATGCCGATAAGATAGAAGGCACCTTGACCCTGACCGTTGGAACAGCCGATGACCATTTCGAAGGTATCGGGCGTGGCGTGCTGAACATCGACGGATTACCAGTATATAAAGACAGCAAAGGCGGTATCGGCACACCTACCAGCGATAACGAACGCACCAAGATTTCCACCGGGACGACACACCTCTTCTTGATCCTCAACGGATACTCCGGCAAGGAAGGAGTGGAAGAAGCGGTAAAGATGTCTGTTACGCTGCTCGAGAAATACAGTCATGCAGTACAAATCGAGGAAAAGCTGTTGTAA